The following are encoded together in the Chaetodon auriga isolate fChaAug3 chromosome 4, fChaAug3.hap1, whole genome shotgun sequence genome:
- the LOC143319077 gene encoding uncharacterized protein LOC143319077 isoform X1: MSSSEESSSVRPPNRAEMDYNRQPGLEIKSFVSTCPPFRLKHTDSDSSRHQKHCQKCGKSFSRICNLRRHELTHTADKLYNCEECGSSFSQLNAYKLHLHTHAEETPYCCDQCGRNFSNQSSYRKHLRGHAGPYQCDQCEKTFIYFSIYKIHMRVHTGEKPYSCDQCPKSFSFLSSYKRHQLSHSGEKPYQCDFCGKSFTQSGHFSLHLRNHTGEKPYLCDQCDKSFSDLSSYKIHLRVHTGEKPYCCDQCGRSFSQLGNYKSHMRIHTGEKPFHCELCDKSFSISKTYKQHVHTHTGEKPYKCKECGKGFGRLSNYMRHVRIHTGEQPYSCDQCGKSFNSSYSYSRHLRVHTGEKPYWCSQCKRLFTRAQSLKKHRCVEIDEESLTLCNKEVKFICSPTNDSQQEPTK; the protein is encoded by the exons ATGAGTTCTTCAGAAGAG TCTAGTTCCGTCCGGCcaccaaacagagcagaaatggACTACAACAGACAGCCGGGACTGGAAATAAAATCATTTGTGTcaacctgccctccattcagg ttgaaacacacagactcagacagcagcagacatcagAAGCATTGTCAGAAGTGTGGGAAGTCTTTCAGTCGGATCTGTAATCTAAGACGACATGAACTCACTCACACTGCAGATAAACTGTACAACTGTGAGGAATGTGGCAGCAGTTTCAGCCAACTAAATGCATACAAGCTACACTTGCATACCCACGCTGAAGAAACACCATACTGCTGCGACCAGTGTGGGAGGAATTTCAGCAACCAGAGTTCATACAGAAAACACCTGCGTGGCCATGCTGGACCATATCAGTGTGACCAATGTGAAAAGACTTTCATTTACTTCAGTATTTACAAGATACACATGCGTgttcacacaggagagaaaccatACAGCTGTGACCAGTGTCCCAaaagtttcagttttttaaGTTCTTACAAACGACACCAGCTTAGCCACAGTGGAGAGAAGCCTTACCAGTGTGACTTCTGTGGCAAGAGTTTTACTCAATCAGGTCATTTCAGTCTGCATCTGCGTAACCACACTGGAGAGAAACCATATCTGTGTGACCAATGTGATAAGAGTTTCAGTGACTTAAGTAGTTACAAGATACACCTGCGTgttcacacaggagagaaaccatACTGCTGTGACCAGTGTGGTAGGAGCTTTTCACAGTTAGGTAATTACAAGTCGCATATGCGTATCCACACTGGAGAAAAACCATTCCACTGTGAACTATGTGACAAAAGTTTCTCAAtctcaaaaacatacaaacaacatGTGCATACCCACACTGGAGAAAAACCGTACAAGTGTAAAGAATGTGGGAAAGGTTTTGGTCGACTAAGCAACTATATGCGCCATGTTCGTATTCACACTGGAGAGCAACCATATAGCTGTGATCAATGTGGCAAATCTTTCAATAGTTCATATAGTTATAGCCGGCACCTGCGTGTCCACACTGGAGAGAAACCATACTGGTGTTCACAGTGTAAGAGACTGTTTACCCGAGCACAGTCCTTAAAGAAACACCGCTGTGTTGAAATAGATGAAGAGAGTTTGACTCTGTGTAACAAAGAAGTCAAATTCATCTGCTCACCAACAAATGACAGCCAACAAGAACCAACAAAATAA
- the LOC143319077 gene encoding uncharacterized protein LOC143319077 isoform X3, whose product MSSSEELKHTDSDSSRHQKHCQKCGKSFSRICNLRRHELTHTADKLYNCEECGSSFSQLNAYKLHLHTHAEETPYCCDQCGRNFSNQSSYRKHLRGHAGPYQCDQCEKTFIYFSIYKIHMRVHTGEKPYSCDQCPKSFSFLSSYKRHQLSHSGEKPYQCDFCGKSFTQSGHFSLHLRNHTGEKPYLCDQCDKSFSDLSSYKIHLRVHTGEKPYCCDQCGRSFSQLGNYKSHMRIHTGEKPFHCELCDKSFSISKTYKQHVHTHTGEKPYKCKECGKGFGRLSNYMRHVRIHTGEQPYSCDQCGKSFNSSYSYSRHLRVHTGEKPYWCSQCKRLFTRAQSLKKHRCVEIDEESLTLCNKEVKFICSPTNDSQQEPTK is encoded by the exons ATGAGTTCTTCAGAAGAG ttgaaacacacagactcagacagcagcagacatcagAAGCATTGTCAGAAGTGTGGGAAGTCTTTCAGTCGGATCTGTAATCTAAGACGACATGAACTCACTCACACTGCAGATAAACTGTACAACTGTGAGGAATGTGGCAGCAGTTTCAGCCAACTAAATGCATACAAGCTACACTTGCATACCCACGCTGAAGAAACACCATACTGCTGCGACCAGTGTGGGAGGAATTTCAGCAACCAGAGTTCATACAGAAAACACCTGCGTGGCCATGCTGGACCATATCAGTGTGACCAATGTGAAAAGACTTTCATTTACTTCAGTATTTACAAGATACACATGCGTgttcacacaggagagaaaccatACAGCTGTGACCAGTGTCCCAaaagtttcagttttttaaGTTCTTACAAACGACACCAGCTTAGCCACAGTGGAGAGAAGCCTTACCAGTGTGACTTCTGTGGCAAGAGTTTTACTCAATCAGGTCATTTCAGTCTGCATCTGCGTAACCACACTGGAGAGAAACCATATCTGTGTGACCAATGTGATAAGAGTTTCAGTGACTTAAGTAGTTACAAGATACACCTGCGTgttcacacaggagagaaaccatACTGCTGTGACCAGTGTGGTAGGAGCTTTTCACAGTTAGGTAATTACAAGTCGCATATGCGTATCCACACTGGAGAAAAACCATTCCACTGTGAACTATGTGACAAAAGTTTCTCAAtctcaaaaacatacaaacaacatGTGCATACCCACACTGGAGAAAAACCGTACAAGTGTAAAGAATGTGGGAAAGGTTTTGGTCGACTAAGCAACTATATGCGCCATGTTCGTATTCACACTGGAGAGCAACCATATAGCTGTGATCAATGTGGCAAATCTTTCAATAGTTCATATAGTTATAGCCGGCACCTGCGTGTCCACACTGGAGAGAAACCATACTGGTGTTCACAGTGTAAGAGACTGTTTACCCGAGCACAGTCCTTAAAGAAACACCGCTGTGTTGAAATAGATGAAGAGAGTTTGACTCTGTGTAACAAAGAAGTCAAATTCATCTGCTCACCAACAAATGACAGCCAACAAGAACCAACAAAATAA
- the LOC143319078 gene encoding retrovirus-related Pol polyprotein from type-1 retrotransposable element R2 has product MKDPQKGLIPSNYRPITWKLLSGIIAAKMSRHTDQYMSREQKGIGNNTREAKHQLLIERAVTQECKARSTNLCTAWIDYKKAYDSMPHTQILECLDLYKIDRTLRAFIKNSMGLWKTTLEANSQPIAEVSIKCGIYQGDALPPLLFCIGLNPLSQIITKSGFGNRFRSGTIISHLLYMDNIKLYAKSECDIDSLTHLTRIYSNDIGMSFGLDKCGWLVCRRGKMIATEGVELPTQAT; this is encoded by the coding sequence ATGAAGGACCCACAGAAGGGCCTGATACCATCCAACTATCGGCCTATAACATggaagctcctgtcaggcatcatAGCGGCTAAGATGAGTAGGCACACAGATCAGTACATGAGTAGAGAACAGAAAGGAATTGGCAACAACACCAGAGAAGCCAAACACCAACTACTGATTGAGAGGGCAGTCACCCAGGAATGTAAGGCCAGAAGTACCAACCTGTGTACTGCCTGGATTGACTACAAGAAGGCCTATGACTcgatgccacacacacagatactggaGTGCCTAGACCTGTATAAGATCGACAGGACACTTAGAGCCTTCATCAAGAACTCGATGGGGTTGTGGAAGACAACTCTGGAAGCCAACTCACAGCCAATTGCAGAAGTGAGCATCAAATGTGGTATATACCAAGGAGATGCACTGCCccccctgctgttctgcataggCCTAAACCCCCTCAGTCAGATCATCACCAAAAGTGGCTTTGGAAACCGATTCCGAAGTGGGACAATaatcagccacctcctctacatggatAACATCAAGCTCTATGCCAAGAGTGAGTGTGACATTGactccctcactcacctcaccaGGATATACAGCAATGACATCGGGATGTCATTCGGACTGGATAAGTGTGGATGGCTGGTGtgcagaagagggaagatgatcGCCACTGAAGGGGTTGAACTACCAACACAGGCAACatag
- the LOC143319077 gene encoding uncharacterized protein LOC143319077 isoform X2 encodes MDYNRQPGLEIKSFVSTCPPFRLKHTDSDSSRHQKHCQKCGKSFSRICNLRRHELTHTADKLYNCEECGSSFSQLNAYKLHLHTHAEETPYCCDQCGRNFSNQSSYRKHLRGHAGPYQCDQCEKTFIYFSIYKIHMRVHTGEKPYSCDQCPKSFSFLSSYKRHQLSHSGEKPYQCDFCGKSFTQSGHFSLHLRNHTGEKPYLCDQCDKSFSDLSSYKIHLRVHTGEKPYCCDQCGRSFSQLGNYKSHMRIHTGEKPFHCELCDKSFSISKTYKQHVHTHTGEKPYKCKECGKGFGRLSNYMRHVRIHTGEQPYSCDQCGKSFNSSYSYSRHLRVHTGEKPYWCSQCKRLFTRAQSLKKHRCVEIDEESLTLCNKEVKFICSPTNDSQQEPTK; translated from the exons atggACTACAACAGACAGCCGGGACTGGAAATAAAATCATTTGTGTcaacctgccctccattcagg ttgaaacacacagactcagacagcagcagacatcagAAGCATTGTCAGAAGTGTGGGAAGTCTTTCAGTCGGATCTGTAATCTAAGACGACATGAACTCACTCACACTGCAGATAAACTGTACAACTGTGAGGAATGTGGCAGCAGTTTCAGCCAACTAAATGCATACAAGCTACACTTGCATACCCACGCTGAAGAAACACCATACTGCTGCGACCAGTGTGGGAGGAATTTCAGCAACCAGAGTTCATACAGAAAACACCTGCGTGGCCATGCTGGACCATATCAGTGTGACCAATGTGAAAAGACTTTCATTTACTTCAGTATTTACAAGATACACATGCGTgttcacacaggagagaaaccatACAGCTGTGACCAGTGTCCCAaaagtttcagttttttaaGTTCTTACAAACGACACCAGCTTAGCCACAGTGGAGAGAAGCCTTACCAGTGTGACTTCTGTGGCAAGAGTTTTACTCAATCAGGTCATTTCAGTCTGCATCTGCGTAACCACACTGGAGAGAAACCATATCTGTGTGACCAATGTGATAAGAGTTTCAGTGACTTAAGTAGTTACAAGATACACCTGCGTgttcacacaggagagaaaccatACTGCTGTGACCAGTGTGGTAGGAGCTTTTCACAGTTAGGTAATTACAAGTCGCATATGCGTATCCACACTGGAGAAAAACCATTCCACTGTGAACTATGTGACAAAAGTTTCTCAAtctcaaaaacatacaaacaacatGTGCATACCCACACTGGAGAAAAACCGTACAAGTGTAAAGAATGTGGGAAAGGTTTTGGTCGACTAAGCAACTATATGCGCCATGTTCGTATTCACACTGGAGAGCAACCATATAGCTGTGATCAATGTGGCAAATCTTTCAATAGTTCATATAGTTATAGCCGGCACCTGCGTGTCCACACTGGAGAGAAACCATACTGGTGTTCACAGTGTAAGAGACTGTTTACCCGAGCACAGTCCTTAAAGAAACACCGCTGTGTTGAAATAGATGAAGAGAGTTTGACTCTGTGTAACAAAGAAGTCAAATTCATCTGCTCACCAACAAATGACAGCCAACAAGAACCAACAAAATAA